One stretch of Nicotiana tabacum cultivar K326 chromosome 18, ASM71507v2, whole genome shotgun sequence DNA includes these proteins:
- the LOC107788445 gene encoding auxin-responsive protein SAUR50 has product MANARTNGKKKNKIVNLKIVVEKLQRSLSLVKKLAAEFDARTIPRSCNVPEDVKEGHFAVIAADEDELKKRFVVPLSCLTHPSFLRLLEQAAEEYGFDHEGAVTLPCRPSELETILGNNQSRLDNNNGVNRSSSMVKSC; this is encoded by the coding sequence ATGGCAAATGCTAGAACCAATgggaagaaaaagaacaagatagTGAATCTGAAAATAGTGGTGGAGAAGTTACAAAGGAGTCTTTCATTGGTGAAGAAACTTGCAGCAGAGTTTGATGCACGAACCATTCCGCGTTCATGCAACGTTCCAGAAGACGTTAAAGAAGGGCATTTTGCAGTGATTGCAGCTGATGAAGATGAGTTGAAGAAGAGATTTGTGGTGCCATTGAGTTGTTTAACACACCCTTCATTCTTGAGGCTATTGGAACAAGCTGCTGAGGAGTATGGTTTTGATCATGAAGGTGCAGTGACATTACCATGCAGGCCAAGTGAACTTGAGACAATCTTGGGAAATAATCAATCAAGATTAGATAACAATAATGGTGTTAATAGGAGTTCAAGTATGGTGAAAAGTTGTTAA